A window from Rhea pennata isolate bPtePen1 chromosome 1, bPtePen1.pri, whole genome shotgun sequence encodes these proteins:
- the LCP1 gene encoding plastin-2 isoform X2 produces MASAAHFSEEEIVELREAFSKVDISGNGFIHTNDLTDVLKAANLPLPGYKVRELIQNLTTTGDGRISFDEFISIFQSLKSDDVAKSFRKQINKKEGICAIGGTSEQSSAGTQHSYSEEEKYAFVNWINKALEKDPDCKHVVPMNPETDDLFQAVGDGIVLCKMINFSVPDTIDERTINKKKLTPFTIQENLNLALNSASAIGCHVVNIGAEDLKEGKPYLVLGLLWQVIKIGLFADIEISRNEALIALLREGESLEDLMKLSPEELLLRWANYHLENAGCNKINNFSSDIKDSRAYYHLLNQVAPKGDEEGIPAITIDMSGLREKDDVQRAECMLQQAERLGCRQFVTATDVVRGNPKLNLAFIANLFNKYPALHKPENQDIDWSSIEGETREERTFRNWMNSLGVNPRVNHLYSDLSDALVIFQLYEKIKVPVDWNRVNKPPYAKLGGNMKKLENCNYAVELGKNEAKFSLVGIAGQDLNEGNRTLTLALIWQLMRRYTLNILEDIGGGEKVNDEIIVNWVNETLTAAGKNSTISSFKDGKISTSMPVLDLIDAIQPGSIKYDLLKTEDLNDEEKLNNAKYAISMARKIGARVYALPEDLVEVKPKMVMTVFACLMGKGMKKV; encoded by the exons ATGGCATCAGCAGCACACTTCTCAGAGGAAGAGATAGTAGAGCTAAGAGAGGCTTTCAGCAAAGTTG ATATTAGTGGGAATGGCTTCATCCACACTAATGACTTAACAGATGTGTTGAAAGCAGCTAATCTCCCTCTCCCAGGATATAAAGTCAGAGAACTTATTCAGAATTTGACAACCACAGGAGATGGCAGGATCAGTTTTGatgaatttatttca attttcCAAAGCCTGAAGAGTGACGATGTTGCTAAATCATTCCgaaaacaaatcaataaaaagGAGGGGATCTGTGCTATTGGTGGGACTTCAGAGCAGTCCAGTGCTGGCACACAACACTCTTATTCAG aggaagaaaagtatgCTTTTGTCAACTGGATTAATAAAGCCCTTGAAAAGGATCCTGACTGTAAACATGTGGTCCCAATGAATCCAGAAACAGATGATCTCTTCCAGGCAGTTGGTGACGGCATCGTACTTTG taAGATGATCAACTTTTCAGTGCCAGATACCATTGATGAGAGAACAATCAACAAAAAGAAGCTCACCCCATTCACAATACAG gaaaatCTGAACCTGGCTCTGAACTCTGCTTCAGCCATTGGGTGCCATGTTGTTAACATTGGAGCTGAAGACTTGAAAGAAGGGAAACCTTACCTGGTTTTGGGTCTTTTATGGCAAGTCATCAAAATTGGACTCTTTGCTGACATAGAAATTAGCAGGAATGAAG CTTTAATTGCTCTcctgagagaaggagagagtcTGGAGGATCTGATGAAGTTGTCCCCAGAGGAACTGCTGCTGAGGTGGGCAAACTATCACCTGGAGAATGCAGGATGCAACAAGATCAACAACTTCAGCTCAGATATCAAG GACTCAAGAGCTTATTACCATTTGCTGAACCAAGTTGCCCCCAAGGGAGATGAAGAAGGCATTCCAGCTATTACTATTGACATGTCAGGATTAAGG GAGAAGGACGACGTCCAGAGAGCGGAGTGCATGCTGCAGCAGGCGGAGAGGCTGGGCTGCCGGCAGTTTGTCACAGCCACAGACGTCGTCCGTGGGAACCCAAAGCTGAACTTGGCTTTCATCGCCAACTTGTTTAACAAATACCCTGCCCTGCACAAGCCGGAGAACCAGGACATTGACTGGAGCTCTATTGAAG GTGAAACAAGGGAAGAAAGGACATTCAGAAACTGGATGAACTCTCTGGGTGTTAATCCCCGTGTAAATCACTTATATAG tGACCTGTCAGATGCCTTAGTTATCTTCCAGCTCTATGAAAAGATCAAAGTGCCAGTAGACTGGAACAGAGTGAACAAACCACCTTATGCTAAACTGGGTGGCAACATGAAGAAG CTGGAAAACTGCAACTATGCAGTGGAACTGGGAAAGAATGAAGCCAAGTTTTCCCTTGTTGGAATTGCTGGGCAAGATCTGAACGAAGGAAACCGTACACTCACCCTGGCCTTGATCTGGCAGTTGATGAGAAG GTACACACTGAATATCCTTGAAGACATTGGTGGTGGAGAGAAGGTCAATGATGAAATCATTGTCAACTGGGTAAATGAAACACTGACTGCAGCTGGGAAGAATTCAACCATCTCCAGTTTCAAG GATGGCAAAATCAGCACCAGCATGCCCGTCCTGGATCTCATTGATGCCATTCAACCAGGATCAATCAAATATGACCTCTTGAAAACAGAGGACCTGAATGATGAAGAGAAACTTAATAATGCTAA ATatgccatctccatggcaagAAAAATTGGAGCAAGAGTCTATGCCCTTCCAGAAGACTTAGTTGAAGTAAAACCCAAAATGGTCATGACTGTGTTTGCTTGCCTTATGGGAAAAGGCATGAAGAAAGTCTAA
- the LCP1 gene encoding plastin-2 isoform X1, whose amino-acid sequence MASAAHFSEEEIVELREAFSKVDISGNGFIHTNDLTDVLKAANLPLPGYKVRELIQNLTTTGDGRISFDEFISIFQSLKSDDVAKSFRKQINKKEGICAIGGTSEQSSAGTQHSYSEEEKYAFVNWINKALEKDPDCKHVVPMNPETDDLFQAVGDGIVLCKMINFSVPDTIDERTINKKKLTPFTIQENLNLALNSASAIGCHVVNIGAEDLKEGKPYLVLGLLWQVIKIGLFADIEISRNEALIALLREGESLEDLMKLSPEELLLRWANYHLENAGCNKINNFSSDIKPDFYSIIKDSRAYYHLLNQVAPKGDEEGIPAITIDMSGLREKDDVQRAECMLQQAERLGCRQFVTATDVVRGNPKLNLAFIANLFNKYPALHKPENQDIDWSSIEGETREERTFRNWMNSLGVNPRVNHLYSDLSDALVIFQLYEKIKVPVDWNRVNKPPYAKLGGNMKKLENCNYAVELGKNEAKFSLVGIAGQDLNEGNRTLTLALIWQLMRRYTLNILEDIGGGEKVNDEIIVNWVNETLTAAGKNSTISSFKDGKISTSMPVLDLIDAIQPGSIKYDLLKTEDLNDEEKLNNAKYAISMARKIGARVYALPEDLVEVKPKMVMTVFACLMGKGMKKV is encoded by the exons ATGGCATCAGCAGCACACTTCTCAGAGGAAGAGATAGTAGAGCTAAGAGAGGCTTTCAGCAAAGTTG ATATTAGTGGGAATGGCTTCATCCACACTAATGACTTAACAGATGTGTTGAAAGCAGCTAATCTCCCTCTCCCAGGATATAAAGTCAGAGAACTTATTCAGAATTTGACAACCACAGGAGATGGCAGGATCAGTTTTGatgaatttatttca attttcCAAAGCCTGAAGAGTGACGATGTTGCTAAATCATTCCgaaaacaaatcaataaaaagGAGGGGATCTGTGCTATTGGTGGGACTTCAGAGCAGTCCAGTGCTGGCACACAACACTCTTATTCAG aggaagaaaagtatgCTTTTGTCAACTGGATTAATAAAGCCCTTGAAAAGGATCCTGACTGTAAACATGTGGTCCCAATGAATCCAGAAACAGATGATCTCTTCCAGGCAGTTGGTGACGGCATCGTACTTTG taAGATGATCAACTTTTCAGTGCCAGATACCATTGATGAGAGAACAATCAACAAAAAGAAGCTCACCCCATTCACAATACAG gaaaatCTGAACCTGGCTCTGAACTCTGCTTCAGCCATTGGGTGCCATGTTGTTAACATTGGAGCTGAAGACTTGAAAGAAGGGAAACCTTACCTGGTTTTGGGTCTTTTATGGCAAGTCATCAAAATTGGACTCTTTGCTGACATAGAAATTAGCAGGAATGAAG CTTTAATTGCTCTcctgagagaaggagagagtcTGGAGGATCTGATGAAGTTGTCCCCAGAGGAACTGCTGCTGAGGTGGGCAAACTATCACCTGGAGAATGCAGGATGCAACAAGATCAACAACTTCAGCTCAGATATCAAG CCTGACTTCTACAGCATTATAAAG GACTCAAGAGCTTATTACCATTTGCTGAACCAAGTTGCCCCCAAGGGAGATGAAGAAGGCATTCCAGCTATTACTATTGACATGTCAGGATTAAGG GAGAAGGACGACGTCCAGAGAGCGGAGTGCATGCTGCAGCAGGCGGAGAGGCTGGGCTGCCGGCAGTTTGTCACAGCCACAGACGTCGTCCGTGGGAACCCAAAGCTGAACTTGGCTTTCATCGCCAACTTGTTTAACAAATACCCTGCCCTGCACAAGCCGGAGAACCAGGACATTGACTGGAGCTCTATTGAAG GTGAAACAAGGGAAGAAAGGACATTCAGAAACTGGATGAACTCTCTGGGTGTTAATCCCCGTGTAAATCACTTATATAG tGACCTGTCAGATGCCTTAGTTATCTTCCAGCTCTATGAAAAGATCAAAGTGCCAGTAGACTGGAACAGAGTGAACAAACCACCTTATGCTAAACTGGGTGGCAACATGAAGAAG CTGGAAAACTGCAACTATGCAGTGGAACTGGGAAAGAATGAAGCCAAGTTTTCCCTTGTTGGAATTGCTGGGCAAGATCTGAACGAAGGAAACCGTACACTCACCCTGGCCTTGATCTGGCAGTTGATGAGAAG GTACACACTGAATATCCTTGAAGACATTGGTGGTGGAGAGAAGGTCAATGATGAAATCATTGTCAACTGGGTAAATGAAACACTGACTGCAGCTGGGAAGAATTCAACCATCTCCAGTTTCAAG GATGGCAAAATCAGCACCAGCATGCCCGTCCTGGATCTCATTGATGCCATTCAACCAGGATCAATCAAATATGACCTCTTGAAAACAGAGGACCTGAATGATGAAGAGAAACTTAATAATGCTAA ATatgccatctccatggcaagAAAAATTGGAGCAAGAGTCTATGCCCTTCCAGAAGACTTAGTTGAAGTAAAACCCAAAATGGTCATGACTGTGTTTGCTTGCCTTATGGGAAAAGGCATGAAGAAAGTCTAA